One genomic region from Rosa rugosa chromosome 1, drRosRugo1.1, whole genome shotgun sequence encodes:
- the LOC133726804 gene encoding uncharacterized protein LOC133726804: MAKPIVKPLILTLLSLLLFTSSALASSDSPFIFAHKKASLNRLKSGAERVSVSIDIYNQGSSTAYDVSLSDESWPQDLFDFVSGNASKSWERLDAGGIVSHSFELEAKTKGLFSGAPAVITFRIPTKAALQEAYSTPILPLDVLADRPPEKKFEWVKRLLAKYGSLISVLSIVVLFVYLVATPGKSGGAKGSKKKR, from the exons ATGGCGAAACCAATCGTGAAGCCTCTGATCCTGACGCTGCTTTCTCTGCTGCTCTTCACGTCGTCGGCGCTCGCCAGCTCGGACTCGCCCTTCATCTTCGCGCACAAGAAGGCCTCCCTCAACAGGCTCAAGTCCGGCGCCGAGCGCGTTTCCGTCTCTATTGATATCTACAACCAAGGATCCTC AACTGCATATGATGTAAGTTTGAGTGATGAGAGCTGGCCTCAAGATCTCTTTGATTTTGTCAGCGGCAACGCTTCCAAGTCATGGGAAAGGCTTGATGC AGGTGGCATTGTATCCCACTCTTTTGAATTGGAGGCCAAGACGAAGGGACTGTTTAGCGGTGCACCAGCTGTTATTACATTTCGCATTCCCACAAAGGCTGCTCTGCAG GAGGCATATTCAACCCCCATACTGCCTTTAGATGTTCTTGCTGACAGGCCTCCTGAGAAGAAATTTGAGTGG GTTAAG AGGCTGCTGGCAAAGTATGGGTCTCTGATCTCTGTGTTATCCATTGTGGTTCTGTTCGTGTACCTGGTTGCCACTCCTGGTAAATCTGGTGGTGCAAAAGGAAGCAAGAAGAAGCGTTAA
- the LOC133726802 gene encoding GEM-like protein 5 — protein sequence MNNSNQESQPQPPMYPSIPPPLTAHEANPFLQSHPTPAPEDINPFSQTTSPPEAPKPQTPSITADHLEKWQPAPHDHQDIPSSSSEQVPVAAAPPPTFDSEDLKAKAAAEAEPEKWGTHVMGHPAVPTCHPDNKKAALWGVAADGTEKAQSFHYPYLQYQPVDHNKKASSSSNPTQSMLNVFNSWSHKAESMANNIWHNLKTGTSVSGAAWAKMNLQAKALTGGGFEAIYKQTFATYPNEKLHKSFACYLSTSTGPVAGTLYLSNIHTAFCSDRPLSFTAPSGQVTWSYYKVMVPLANVATINPVVMRENPTEKYLQIVTIDGHDFWFMGFVNYEKASKHLSQSISTFVASGFAVQPPPYEKHAGAEHDHDHDLKKGGDK from the exons ATGAACAACAGCAACCAAGAATCTCAACCACAACCACCTATGTACCCCTCCATTCCTCCTCCTCTCACAGCACACGAAGCAAACCCTTTTCTTCAATCTCATCCTACTCCCGCCCCAGAAGATATCAATCCATTTTCTCAAACCACTTCCCCACCAGAAGCCCCAAAACCTCAAACCCCCTCCATTACTGCCGACCACTTAGAAAAATGGCAACCTGCTCCTCATGATCATCAAGATATTCCATCATCTTCATCTGAGCAAGTACCAGTAGCAGCAGCACCACCACCCACCTTTGACAGCGAAGATCTCAAAGCCAAGGCCGCGGCGGAGGCAGAGCCTGAGAAATGGGGCACTCACGTCATGGGACACCCGGCTGTCCCAACTTGCCACCCGGACAACAAAAAGGCAGCTCTATGGGGAGTTGCCGCCGATGGTACAGAAAAAGCTCAGAGCTTCCACTATCCGTACCTCCAGTACCAACCCGTTGATCACAACAAGAAGGCCAGCAGCTCCAGCAATCCCACTCAATCTATGCTCAATGTCttcaactcctggagccacaaAGCCGAGTCCATGGCCAACAACATCTGGCACAACC TTAAAACAGGGACATCTGTGTCCGGAGCAGCGTGGGCGAAGATGAACCTGCAGGCGAAAGCATTAACAGGAGGTGGATTTGAGGCTATCTACAAGCAGACATTTGCGACTTATCCCAACGAGAAGCTCCACAAATCATTCGCCTGTTATCTCTCCACATCCACCGGACCAGTCGCCGGAACTCTTTACCTGTCCAATATTCACACAGCTTTTTGCAGCGACCGGCCATTGTCATTCACTGCACCTTCCGGTCAGGTGACTTGGAGCTATTACAAGGTTATGGTGCCGCTGGCAAATGTTGCGACTATCAATCCAGTGGTGATGAGGGAGAACCCGACTGAGAAGTACCTCCAGATTGTGACCATTGACGGCCATGATTTCTGGTTCATGGGGTTTGTTAATTATGAAAAAGCATCCAAACATCTTTCTCAGAGTATCTCCACTTTCGTAGCGTCTGGATTTGCAGTCCAACCTCCCCCATATGAAAAGCATGCTGGCGCTGAacatgatcatgatcatgatctCAAGAAGGGGGGTGACAAGTAG
- the LOC133726803 gene encoding protein CYSTEINE-RICH TRANSMEMBRANE MODULE 13 produces the protein MSYHQHHGPQEPYPPPPPPPPPGYPYPQPGPPGSAPPYEGYPPPPPPGYPPHGYGPPPPPPRPPPYEGYQGYFNGGYPPPQYQQPCYHDHHHYQAQDDGCISFLRGCFGTLFCCCLLEECCFFF, from the exons ATGAGCTACCACCAGCACCATGGCCCTCAAGAACCCTAccctccgcctccgcctccgccACCACCAG GCTACCCCTATCCCCAACCAGGCCCGCCGGGATCAGCGCCGCCCTACGAAGGCTACCCTCCGCCGCCGCCTCCGGGGTATCCTCCTCACGGATACGgccctcctccgccgccgccgcgtCCTCCGCCGTACGAGGGCTACCAAGGCTATTTCAACGGGGGTTACCCTCCGCCGCAATACCAGCAGCCCTGTTACCACGATCATCACCATTACCAGGCTCAGGATGATGGCTGCATCTCTTTCTTGAGAGGCTG TTTTGGTACACTATTCTGCTGTTGTTTGCTAGAGGAATGCTGCTTCTTTTTTTGA
- the LOC133726801 gene encoding protein AUXIN SIGNALING F-BOX 2-like, translated as MNYFPDEVIEHIFDFVTKQRDRNAVSLVCKSWYRIERFSRERVVIGNCYAISSERVIARFPGLKSLTLKGKPHFADFNLVPHGWGGSVDPWIEALAESRVGLEELRLKRMVVSDECLDLLSRSFLNFKSLVLVSCEGFTTDGLAAIAANCRFLRELDLQENDIDDHRGHWLSCFPDSCTSLVSLNFACLKGEINLAALVRLVARSPNLKVLRVNRAVPPDTLQKVLMQAPQLVDLGTGSYVLDPDSESYNKLKATILKCKSIKSLSGFLEVAPRSLPAFYPICLTLTSLNLSYAPGVHGSDLIKLIRQCGRLQRLWILDCIGDKGLAVVASTCKELQELRVFPSDPYGVGHAAVTEEGLVAISAGCPKLHSLLYFCQQMTNAALITVAKNCPNFIRFRLCILDPTKPDPVTMQPLDEGFGAIVQACKKLRRLSLSGLLTDQVFLYIGMYAEQLEMLSIAFAGDSDKGMLYVLNGCKKLRKLEIRDSPFGDGALLKDVGKYETMRSLWMSSCEVTLGGCKTLAMNMPGLNVEIINENDQMEFIIDDEQKVEKMYVYRTLVGPREDKPEFVWTL; from the exons ATGAATTACTTCCCAGACGAGGTAATAGAGCACATCTTCGACTTCGTGACGAAGCAGCGGGACCGAAACGCTGTGTCGTTGGTGTGCAAATCATGGTATAGAATAGAGAGATTTAGCAGGGAGAGAGTGGTCATTGGGAATTGCTATGCGATCAGTTCTGAGAGAGTGATCGCACGCTTTCCGGGGCTCAAGTCCCTTACTTTGAAGGGAAAGCCTCACTTTGCTGACTTCAATTTGGTCCCTCATGGCTGGGGAGGCTCCGTTGACCCTTGGATTGAAGCCCTGGCTGAGAGCCGTGTTGGCTTGGAGGAGCTCAGGCTCAAGAGAATGGTGGTCTCCGATGAATGCCTTGACTTGCTTTCCAGGTCCTTTCTGAATTTTAAGTCTTTGGTTCTTGTTAGCTGCGAAGGCTTTACCACTGATGGCCTCGCTGCTATAGCTGCCAATTGTAG GTTTCTTAGGGAGCTGGATCTGCAGGAAAATGACATTGATGATCATAGAGGCCATTGGCTTAGCTGCTTTCCCGATAGCTGTACCTCTCTTGTATCCCTTAATTTCGCATGCCTGAAAGGAGAAATTAATCTAGCTGCTCTTGTGAGACTTGTGGCTAGATCTCCGAACCTCAAAGTCCTGAGAGTTAACCGTGCTGTCCCTCCTGACACCCTCCAAAAAGTATTGATGCAAGCACCTCAACTCGTTGATTTGGGCACTGGGTCTTATGTCCTAGATCCCGACTCTGAATCCTACAACAAACTGAAGGCTACAATTCTTAAATGTAAATCAATCAAGAGCTTGTCAGGGTTTTTAGAGGTTGCTCCTCGTTCCCTCCCAGCCTTTTACCCTATATGCTTGACCCTGACATCCTTGAACCTTAGCTACGCTCCTGGAGTTCATGGTAGTGATCTCATAAAGTTAATTCGCCAGTGTGGGAGGCTTCAGCGTTTATGG ATACTGGATTGTATCGGAGACAAAGGGCTAGCAGTTGTAGCATCAACTTGTAAAGAATTGCAGGAATTGAGAGTTTTTCCCTCTGATCCATATGGAGTTGGGCATGCTGCTGTAACAGAAGAAGGCCTTGTTGCCATATCTGCTGGCTGCCCAAAGCTTCATTCATTGCTTTACTTCTGTCAGCAGATGACCAATGCTGCTCTCATAACTGTTGCCAAGAACTGCCCTAATTTCATACGGTTCAGGTTGTGCATCCTTGATCCCACGAAACCTGACCCTGTCACTATGCAGCCACTAGATGAAGGTTTTGGGGCAATTGTTCAGGCATGCAAAAAGCTTAGGCGGTTGTCACTCTCTGGCCTTTTGACTGACCAAGTTTTCCTTTACATTGGGATGTATGCTGAGCAGCTTGAAATGCTTTCTATTGCATTTGCTGGGGACAGCGACAAAGGTATGCTTTATGTGTTGAACGGATgcaagaaactgaggaagcttgAGATTAGGGACAGCCCCTTCGGTGACGGGGCACTTCTGAAGgacgtgggaaagtatgaaacaaTGCGATCCCTTTGGATGTCGTCCTGTGAAGTTACCCTTGGAGGCTGCAAGACTCTTGCAATGAACATGCCGGGCCTTAATGTGGAGATCATAAATGAAAATGATCAGATGGAATTTATTATTGAtgatgagcaaaaggtggagaAGATGTACGTCTACCGCACATTAGTAGGGCCGAGGGAGGATAAGCCAGAGTTTGTGTGGACTCTGTAG
- the LOC133734733 gene encoding protein bfr2: protein MAETKDQEEATLHAKRKPDPSCEDQADYPNKSHKLQVPGNNSQGKTQEAQNLKSNSEAELQGNADPEAEDEEDEEEEYGDDEEEDGEESNGKSVVDRKGKGIMRDDKGKGILIEEEEEEEDEDGEEDSDDDSSTDDDGGSEFEDGDSDLSDDPLAEVDLDNILPSRTRRRQVQPGVYIRNDNNANHTNNEDDDSDDSDGLS, encoded by the coding sequence ATGGCCGAAACTAAGGACCAAGAAGAAGCCACATTGCACGCGAAGCGCAAACCCGATCCCAGCTGCGAAGACCAAGCCGACTACCCCAACAAATCCCACAAGCTTCAAGTCCCCGGCAACAATTCTCAAGGAAAAACTCAAGAAGCACAAAATTTGAAGAGCAATTCCGAAGCTGAATTACAAGGCAATGCAGATCCCGAAGCAGAAGACGAGGAGGACGAAGAGGAGGAATACGgcgatgatgaagaagaagacggtgAAGAGTCTAATGGGAAATCCGTGGTGGATCGCAAGGGGAAGGGGATTATGAGAGATGACAAGGGCAAAGGGATActgatagaagaagaagaagaagaagaagatgaagatggcgAGGAGGATAGCGACGACGACTCCTCCACCGACGACGACGGTGGAAGCGAATTCGAAGACGGCGACAGCGATTTATCGGACGATCCTCTTGCGGAGGTCGATTTGGACAACATTCTTCCTTCCAGGACTCGGAGACGGCAGGTTCAGCCTGGGGTTTACATCCGCAATGATAACAACGCAAACCACACCAACAACGAAGACGATGACAGTGATGATAGCGATGGTTTGAGTTGA